A region of the Clostridia bacterium genome:
GGTAATGCTGGCAGTCAGGGCAAGGGGTTTGTCCTGCCCATACTTGGCTCCCAAATAGCCGCTTAAAATCAATACCCCCTTGCTGTGAATGTTGCCGCTTAGCTTGATCTCCCGCTCAATATTGACTACTCCTTCTTCCCCCATGAAAGTCTTGGCAGTGATACGGGTGGGCTTACCGAAGGAGTAATCTCCCAAGTCGTACACAGCGATACCATTGACTTGGCCCACGGCTCGGCCCTGGGTATCGACGATGATCTTGCCTTGATTGATCATTTCCAAGATCTTATCCTCGATAAGGTTAGAACGGTAGATCTTCTGTTCAATAGCCAAATCCACATGGTGGCCGGCCACCAGCTCGGCTCCCTCTTGATCGGCTATGGCGCTAGCCTCATAGATGACCCCCACTACCTCATTGAAGCGAGCGGAAAGCTTGTCTTGTTTGCCAACCAAGCGAGAACTGTAGTCGATAACTTTGGCCACTGCCTCACGGTCAAAGTGCTTCAACTTCTCTCGGCGACAAAGCAAGCTTATAAAGGCAGCATACTTTTCTTCATTCTCCCGCGTGCGGGGCATTTCCACGTCAAAATCAGCTTTAACCTTAAAAAACTTACGGAAATCATCATCCAAGAAATACAGAAGATGGTAAAGATAGGTACTACCGATGAGAATGACCTTTACGTTTAAAGGTATCGGCTCCGGCTTTAGGCTAGTAGTGGGCACCGCCCGAAATTGGTCGGCCAAGTTTTCAATCCGAGCTTCTTGGTTTTTGAGAGCTCGCTTTAGGGCATCCCAGGCAAAATAGTTGGTCAAAACATCATAGGCTTGAAGGATTAGGTAGCCCCCGTTGGCGCGGTGAATGGCCCCGGGGCGGATCATGGTAAAGTCGGTAGTTAGAAAACCAAACTGCCCTGTGTATTCGGTGCCCCCAAACAAATTATAATAGGTAGGATTGGTCTCCATCACTACCGGAGCCCCTTCTGTGTCAGCATTATTAACTAATAGATTGACCTTGTAGCGAGCAAAGGAAGGTTCCGGCTGGAATTGGGCTAGCCAGGCTTGCCAGGGGCTGCCCTCGTGCTCTTCGGAACGTTTAAAGTCTTGGTGGTGCTCAACTACATCCCTTTCCAGCGCTTCAAAGTACTTGACTAGCTTGGGGAAGTCGCGGTACTTCTCCTGGAGGCGCTTGATAAAAGGGCTAACTGCAAAGCGAACTGCCCGTTCCTCGATTTCCTTTATCGACTGCTTAGCCTCTTTTTCCAGAATTTTGACCCTACGGGCAGCATCGTTGAGGTGGCTCTGGAGCTTTTCTCCCTTTTCTTTAATGGCGTCTCGTTCTTCCTCCGGAAGGGCATCAAATTCCTCCTGGCTGTATGGCTCCCCGTTCTCCTTGAGGGGAACTGTAGCATATCCTCCCTGGGTGCGCCTTAAGGAATAGCCTTCGGCTTCAGCCATTTCTTGCAGGTGGTTTAAAATCTCCGCCGATGCCTTCTGGAAGCGCTTCCAGATAGCATTGGTCTGCTCTTCGAAGTCCTCACTTTCCGTAGTCTTGGGAATCTCGGCCTTCAGGTCTTCGATCAAGTCCTCCATATCAGCCACAAGCTCAGAGCCCATACCGGCTGGAAGAGAAATCGCCATGGGTCGAGCAGGATCAT
Encoded here:
- a CDS encoding AAA family ATPase, which translates into the protein MSESTLVDMVAELPPEKLRRQCDPQSFGFQSTAEVPPLPGGVIGQHRAVQALEFGLRVASPGYNIFVSGLPGTGKTTFTKALVEQFAAQRQRPGDYCYLYNFDDPARPMAISLPAGMGSELVADMEDLIEDLKAEIPKTTESEDFEEQTNAIWKRFQKASAEILNHLQEMAEAEGYSLRRTQGGYATVPLKENGEPYSQEEFDALPEEERDAIKEKGEKLQSHLNDAARRVKILEKEAKQSIKEIEERAVRFAVSPFIKRLQEKYRDFPKLVKYFEALERDVVEHHQDFKRSEEHEGSPWQAWLAQFQPEPSFARYKVNLLVNNADTEGAPVVMETNPTYYNLFGGTEYTGQFGFLTTDFTMIRPGAIHRANGGYLILQAYDVLTNYFAWDALKRALKNQEARIENLADQFRAVPTTSLKPEPIPLNVKVILIGSTYLYHLLYFLDDDFRKFFKVKADFDVEMPRTRENEEKYAAFISLLCRREKLKHFDREAVAKVIDYSSRLVGKQDKLSARFNEVVGVIYEASAIADQEGAELVAGHHVDLAIEQKIYRSNLIEDKILEMINQGKIIVDTQGRAVGQVNGIAVYDLGDYSFGKPTRITAKTFMGEEGVVNIEREIKLSGNIHSKGVLILSGYLGAKYGQDKPLALTASITFEQLYEEVEGDSASSAELYALLSSLANVEIRQDLAVTGSVDQHGQIQPIGGVNEKIEGFFWVCKLRGLTGTQGVIIPAQNVDELMLREEVVQAVREGKFHIYPVSTIDEGISLLTGLPAGEIIDVSGDPGRRVAFTPGSIHDRVDRRLRELAEGMARFGREEKDKDKEKGGGEESAKESTEIQDEGTRSIG